From the genome of Xiphophorus couchianus chromosome 6, X_couchianus-1.0, whole genome shotgun sequence, one region includes:
- the ptmab gene encoding prothymosin alpha-B isoform X2, which translates to MADTQVDSGSDISAKDLKEKKLAEEKENGKDAATNGKENEENGEPEVDEEEVDEEEEEEEEDDGEGDEEDEEDDEDEIEGGTKRAADDDDEDDEDDVETKKQKTDD; encoded by the exons ATGGCGGACACGCAGGTGGACTCTGGCTCGGATATCTCTGCCAAG gacctgaaggagaagaagctggcagaggagaaggagaacGGCAAGGATGCTGCCACCAACGGGAAG GAGAATGAGGAGAACGGTGAGCCTGAGGTAGACGAGGAGGAGgtggatgaggaggaagaggaagaagaggaggacgacGGAGAAG gagatgaggaggacgaggaagatgatgaagacGAGATCGAGGGCGGCACAAAACGGGCAGCTGACGACGACGACGAGGATGACGAG GACGACGTCGAAACCAAGAAGCAGAAAACCGACGATTGA
- the ptmab gene encoding prothymosin alpha-B isoform X1, whose amino-acid sequence MAAMAGRLRTTIPRVPLGPHQSIRLQHIRADGGGGGRGGSAEDLLANRAEQCAADLKEKKLAEEKENGKDAATNGKENEENGEPEVDEEEVDEEEEEEEEDDGEGDEEDEEDDEDEIEGGTKRAADDDDEDDEDDVETKKQKTDD is encoded by the exons ATGGCAGCAATGGCAGGCAGGCTGAGGACTACAATACCCAGAGTTCCCCTGGGGCCACATCAAAGTATCAGATTACAACACATTAGAGCGGATGGAGGGGGAGGAGGCAGGGGAGGATCTGCAGAGGATCTGCTGGCTAACAGGGCTGAACAATGTGCAGCT gacctgaaggagaagaagctggcagaggagaaggagaacGGCAAGGATGCTGCCACCAACGGGAAG GAGAATGAGGAGAACGGTGAGCCTGAGGTAGACGAGGAGGAGgtggatgaggaggaagaggaagaagaggaggacgacGGAGAAG gagatgaggaggacgaggaagatgatgaagacGAGATCGAGGGCGGCACAAAACGGGCAGCTGACGACGACGACGAGGATGACGAG GACGACGTCGAAACCAAGAAGCAGAAAACCGACGATTGA
- the LOC114146286 gene encoding pyrin-like isoform X2, translating to MKKEDILNTLKELGQKEFDEFKWFLEQPETLPELPAISKQDLEGANILRVVDLIVQTYTLDRCREVVCMLLEKIKKNDLRNRLLKDWMGETEAEVQEMIQERRLKIQEIRESVKISKDAADREKAEGVQVFTALIESAERGLKELLKEIQDKQETTEKQAEDFIRDLEQEISELKKRSSEVKQLSQDEDHLHLLQRFSSLKDAPPTKTWTEVRVHPPLYEGTVVRALALVEEKIREKMKMMMEVEMKFVQQFAVDVTLDPDTAHPNLILSDDGKQVKHGDVKKKLPDNPERFSTYVNVLGQQSFSSGRFYFEVQVKGKTKWTLGVARESINRKGIINLNPQNGFWTVGLRNVNEYEVCADSPVRLHLHPGPQKVGVFVDYEEGLVSFYDVDAAALIYSFTGCCFKEKLYPYFGPGLNDGGKNSAPLIICPVDQSDR from the exons ATGAAGAAAGAAGACATCTTGAACACTTTGAAAGAATTAGGTCAGAAAGAGTTTGATGAATTCAAGTGGTTCCTGGAGCAACCTGAGACTCTTCCTGAACTCCCAGCAATCAGTAAACAAGACCTGGAAGGAGCAAATATTCTCAGGGTTGTGGACTTGATTGTGCAGACTTACACACTTGATCGATGCAGGGAGGTGGTCTGCATGcttttagagaaaataaaaaaaaatgacctgAGGAACAGATTGTTAAAAGATTGGATGGGGGAGACGGAG GCTGAAGTTCAGGAGATGATCCAGGAGAGACGACTGAAGATCCAGGAGATCAGAGAGTCGGTGAAGATCAGTAAAGATgctgcagacagagagaaagcagaAGGTGTTCAGGTCTTCACGGCTCTGATAGAGTCTGCTGAGAGAGGCCTGAAGGAGCTCCTCAAGGAGATCcaagacaaacaggaaactaCAGAGAAACAGGCTGAAGACTTCATCAGAGATCTGGAACAGGAGATCTCTGAGCTGAAGAAGAGGAGCTCTGAGGTCAAGCAGCTCTCACAGGATGAAGatcacctccacctcctccaaaGATTCTCCTCCCTGAAAGATGCTCCACCCACCAAGACCTGgacagaggtcagagttcatccaCCATTATATGAGGGGACTGTGGTGAGAGCTCTGGCTCTGGTTGAGGAGAAAATCAGGGAgaagatgaaaatgatgatgGAGGTTGAGATGAAGTTTGTCCAGCAGTTTGCAGTGGATGTGACTCTGGATCCTGATACGGCTCATCCTAACCTCATCCTGTCTGATGATGGAAAACAAGTGAAACATGGAGATGTGAAGAAGAAACTTCCAGACAATCCAGAGAGATTTTCTACGTACGTGAATGTTTTAGGACAGCAGAGTTTCTCTTCAGGCAGATTTTACTTTGAGGTTCAAgttaaaggaaaaactaaatggaCTTTAGGAGTGGCCAGAGAATCCATCAACAGGAAGGGAATAATCAACCTGAATCCTCAGAACGGTTTCTGGACTGTTGGGTTGAGAAATGTAAATGAGTATGAAGTTTGTGCTGACTCTCCAGTCCGTCTCCATCTCCATCCTGGTCCTCAGAAGGTGGGGGTGTTTGTGGATTATGAGGAGGGTCTGGTCTCCTTTTATGATGTAGATGCTGCAGCTCTGATCTACTCCTTTACTGGCTGCTGCTTCAAGGAGAAACTCTACCCATACTTTGGTCCTGGCCTTAATGATGGTGGTAAAAACTCTGCTCCTCTGATCATCTGTCCTGTTGATCAGTCTGATCGTTGA
- the LOC114147122 gene encoding E3 ubiquitin-protein ligase TRIM21-like — MIQERRLKIQEIRESVKISKDAADREKAEGVQVFTALIESAERGLKELLKEIQDKQETTEKEAEDFIRDLEQEISELKKRSSEVKQLSQDEDHLHLLQRFSSLKDAPPTKTWTEVRVHPPLYEETVVRALALFEQNKEKILEMKRIQQFAVDVTLDPDTAHPNLILSDDGKQVKHGDVKKKLSDNPERFSKCVNVLGQQSFSSGRFYFEVQVKGKTKWTLGVARESVDRKGDTILRPQNGFWAVGLRNGYEYLAFVGSLIRLHLHPGPQKVGVFVDYEEGLVSFYDVDAAALIYSFTGCCFKEKLYPYFGPGLNDGGKNSAPLIICPVNQAGC, encoded by the coding sequence ATGATCCAGGAGAGACGACTGAAGATCCAGGAGATCAGAGAGTCGGTGAAGATCAGTAAAGATgctgcagacagagagaaagcagaAGGTGTTCAGGTCTTCACAGCTCTGATAGAGTCTGCTGAGAGAGGCCTGAAGGAGCTCCTCAAGGAGATCcaagacaaacaggaaactacagagaaagaggctgaagacttcatCAGAGATCTGGAACAGGAGATCTCTGAGCTGAAGAAGAGGAGCTCTGAGGTCAAGCAGCTCTCACAGGATGAAGatcacctccacctcctccaaaGATTCTCCTCCCTGAAAGATGCTCCACCCACCAAGACCTGgacagaggtcagagttcatccaCCATTATATGAGGAGACTGTGGTGAGAGCTCTGGCTCTGTTTGAGCAGAATAAGGAGAAGATATTGGAGATGAAGAGGATCCAGCAGTTTGCAGTGGATGTGACTCTGGATCCTGATACGGCTCATCCTAACCTCATCCTGTCTGATGATGGAAAACAAGTGAAACATGGAGATGTGAAGAAGAAACTTTCAGACAATCCAGAGAGATTTTCTAAGTGTGTTAATGTTTTAGGACAGCAGAGTTTTTCTTCAGGCAGATTTTACTTTGAGGTTCAAgttaaaggaaaaactaaatggaCTTTAGGAGTGGCcagagaatctgttgacaggaagGGAGACACCATTCTCAGGCCTCAGAACGGTTTCTGGGCTGTTGGGTTGAGAAATGGATATGAGTACTTAGCTTTTGTTGGATCTCTAATCCGTCTCCATCTCCATCCTGGTCCTCAGAAGGTGGGGGTGTTTGTGGATTATGAGGAGGGTCTGGTCTCCTTCTATGATGTAGATGCTGCAGCTCTGATCTACTCCTTTACTGGCTGCTGCTTCAAGGAGAAACTCTACCCATACTTTGGTCCTGGCCTTAATGATGGAGGTAAAAACTCTGCTCCTCTGATCATCTGTCCTGTTAACCAGGCTGGTTGTTGA
- the LOC114146286 gene encoding E3 ubiquitin-protein ligase TRIM21-like isoform X1, protein MAKEDILNTLEELGQEEFEKFKWFLQQPETLPELPAIKKKCLEGAKTLDIVDLMMQIYTLDRCREMICKILEKINRNDLRTRLPCYKNSENRMCLQHDKPLELFCRTDQTCVCLVCPVLHHKNHELVPLREESEGKKAELRKTEAEVQEMIQERRLKIQEIRESVKISKDAADREKAEGVQVFTALIESAERGLKELLKEIQDKQETTEKQAEDFIRDLEQEISELKKRSSEVKQLSQDEDHLHLLQRFSSLKDAPPTKTWTEVRVHPPLYEGTVVRALALVEEKIREKMKMMMEVEMKFVQQFAVDVTLDPDTAHPNLILSDDGKQVKHGDVKKKLPDNPERFSTYVNVLGQQSFSSGRFYFEVQVKGKTKWTLGVARESINRKGIINLNPQNGFWTVGLRNVNEYEVCADSPVRLHLHPGPQKVGVFVDYEEGLVSFYDVDAAALIYSFTGCCFKEKLYPYFGPGLNDGGKNSAPLIICPVDQSDR, encoded by the coding sequence ATGGCGAAAGAAGACATCTTGAACACTTTGGAAGAATTAGGTCAGGAAGAGTTTGAGAAATTCAAGTGGTTCCTGCAGCAACCTGAGACTCTTCCTGAACTCCCAGCAATCAAGAAAAAATGCCTGGAAGGAGCAAAAACCCTTGACATTGTGGACTTGATGATGCAGATATACACACTTGATCGATGCAGGGAGATGATCTGCaagattttggaaaaaataaacaggaatgACCTGCGGACAAGATTGCCTTGCTATAAGAATTCAGAAAACAGGATGTGTCTGCAGCACGATAAACCTCTGGAGCTGTTCTGTAGGACCGACCAGACATGCGTCTGCTTGGTCTGTCCTGTTTTACACCACAAGAACCACGAGCTGGTTCCTCTGAGAGAAGAATCTGAAGGAAAGAAGGCAGAGCTGAGGAAGACGGAGGCTGAAGTTCAGGAGATGATCCAGGAGAGACGACTGAAGATCCAGGAGATCAGAGAGTCGGTGAAGATCAGTAAAGATgctgcagacagagagaaagcagaAGGTGTTCAGGTCTTCACGGCTCTGATAGAGTCTGCTGAGAGAGGCCTGAAGGAGCTCCTCAAGGAGATCcaagacaaacaggaaactaCAGAGAAACAGGCTGAAGACTTCATCAGAGATCTGGAACAGGAGATCTCTGAGCTGAAGAAGAGGAGCTCTGAGGTCAAGCAGCTCTCACAGGATGAAGatcacctccacctcctccaaaGATTCTCCTCCCTGAAAGATGCTCCACCCACCAAGACCTGgacagaggtcagagttcatccaCCATTATATGAGGGGACTGTGGTGAGAGCTCTGGCTCTGGTTGAGGAGAAAATCAGGGAgaagatgaaaatgatgatgGAGGTTGAGATGAAGTTTGTCCAGCAGTTTGCAGTGGATGTGACTCTGGATCCTGATACGGCTCATCCTAACCTCATCCTGTCTGATGATGGAAAACAAGTGAAACATGGAGATGTGAAGAAGAAACTTCCAGACAATCCAGAGAGATTTTCTACGTACGTGAATGTTTTAGGACAGCAGAGTTTCTCTTCAGGCAGATTTTACTTTGAGGTTCAAgttaaaggaaaaactaaatggaCTTTAGGAGTGGCCAGAGAATCCATCAACAGGAAGGGAATAATCAACCTGAATCCTCAGAACGGTTTCTGGACTGTTGGGTTGAGAAATGTAAATGAGTATGAAGTTTGTGCTGACTCTCCAGTCCGTCTCCATCTCCATCCTGGTCCTCAGAAGGTGGGGGTGTTTGTGGATTATGAGGAGGGTCTGGTCTCCTTTTATGATGTAGATGCTGCAGCTCTGATCTACTCCTTTACTGGCTGCTGCTTCAAGGAGAAACTCTACCCATACTTTGGTCCTGGCCTTAATGATGGTGGTAAAAACTCTGCTCCTCTGATCATCTGTCCTGTTGATCAGTCTGATCGTTGA